In one Pseudomonadota bacterium genomic region, the following are encoded:
- a CDS encoding helix-turn-helix domain-containing protein codes for MAIHNILRQSREQAGLTLEQAADSIGISGASFSRMENGLSKVTTERLEMLAQLYGVSASALIEGSIVMRPSTVDLERLKTVVQVVQCVVNSRRVKPSPEKMAMAVTELYRLEIDHIVSNPKAEFDPDRHIGIIEAMFQK; via the coding sequence GTGGCGATCCATAACATCCTTCGGCAATCACGAGAACAGGCAGGTCTTACCCTGGAGCAGGCTGCCGACAGCATTGGTATATCCGGTGCATCGTTTAGTCGGATGGAGAACGGGCTCTCGAAGGTCACGACCGAACGCCTTGAAATGCTGGCCCAATTGTATGGAGTGTCTGCCTCTGCGCTCATCGAAGGAAGCATCGTGATGCGCCCGTCAACGGTAGACCTAGAGCGATTGAAAACCGTTGTGCAAGTCGTACAGTGCGTTGTGAACAGCCGCAGGGTAAAACCATCGCCAGAGAAGATGGCTATGGCCGTTACCGAACTCTATCGGCTGGAGATCGACCACATCGTGAGCAACCCGAAGGCCGAGTTCGATCCTGATCGGCATATCGGGATTATCGAAGCGATGTTCCAAAAGTAG